Proteins from a single region of Pseudomonas quebecensis:
- a CDS encoding ABC transporter permease yields MSSELQPNLVALQTIVYREVKRFTRIWPQTLLPPAITMVLYFVIFGNLIGRQIGDMGGFTYMEYIVPGLIMMSVITNSYGNVVSSFFGSKFQRSIEELMVSPVSPHTILIGYTLGGVLRGLMVGVIVTLLSLFFTHLQVHHLGVTILVVVLTATIFSLLGFINAVFARNFDDISIIPTFVLTPLTYLGGVFYSISLLPPFWQTVSLANPVLHMVNAFRYGILGVSDIKISVAITFMVVATVVLYIGCARLLVSGRGMRT; encoded by the coding sequence ATGAGTTCCGAACTGCAACCCAACCTCGTCGCGCTGCAGACCATCGTCTATCGCGAAGTGAAGCGCTTTACCCGGATCTGGCCGCAGACGTTGCTGCCGCCGGCGATCACCATGGTCTTGTACTTTGTGATCTTCGGGAACCTGATCGGCCGCCAGATTGGCGACATGGGTGGCTTTACCTACATGGAGTACATCGTGCCTGGCCTGATCATGATGTCGGTGATCACCAACTCCTACGGCAACGTGGTCTCGAGTTTCTTCGGCAGCAAATTCCAGCGCTCCATCGAGGAGCTGATGGTGTCGCCAGTGTCGCCGCACACCATCCTGATCGGCTACACCCTCGGTGGTGTGCTGCGCGGCTTGATGGTCGGGGTGATCGTGACGCTGCTGTCGCTGTTCTTCACTCACTTGCAGGTCCATCACCTCGGGGTGACGATTCTGGTGGTGGTGCTGACGGCGACTATCTTCTCGCTGCTGGGCTTTATCAACGCCGTGTTTGCACGCAACTTCGATGACATCTCGATCATCCCGACCTTCGTGCTGACGCCACTGACCTACCTGGGCGGAGTGTTCTACTCCATCAGCCTGCTGCCGCCGTTCTGGCAGACCGTGTCGCTGGCCAACCCGGTGCTGCATATGGTCAATGCCTTCCGCTACGGCATCCTCGGCGTGTCGGATATCAAGATCAGCGTGGCGATTACCTTCATGGTCGTGGCCACCGTGGTTCTGTATATCGGTTGTGCGCGGCTGCTGGTGAGTGGGCGCGGGATGCGCACCTGA
- a CDS encoding TDT family transporter, giving the protein MTCSAVSSYKPFSHLTRPREVIRQFTPNWFAATMGTGVLALALAQLPVALPGMHALAETLWLFTIVLFIVFSGLYAARWVMFFHEARRIFGHSTVSMFFGTIPMGLATIINGLLLFGLPRWGNTVVPWAEVLWWLDVAMALACGVLIPFMMFTRQEHSIDQMTAVWLLPVVAAEVAAASGGLLAPHLADAHGQLVMLVTSYVLWAFSLPVAFSILTILMLRMALHKLPHANMAASSWLALGPIGTGALGMLLLGGDAPAIFAANGLPGIGDIANGLGLVGGVTLWGFGLWWMLIAVLITLRYLRAGIPFNLGWWGFTFPLGVYALTTLKLASVLHLAFFNVVGSVLVATLALMWLIVARRTVAGAYRGELFVSPCIAGLGNK; this is encoded by the coding sequence ATGACCTGTTCCGCTGTTTCCAGTTACAAACCCTTCAGTCACCTGACCCGGCCTCGGGAAGTGATTCGCCAGTTCACGCCCAACTGGTTCGCCGCAACCATGGGCACCGGCGTGCTCGCCCTGGCCCTGGCCCAATTGCCGGTGGCACTGCCGGGCATGCATGCCCTGGCCGAAACGCTGTGGTTGTTCACCATCGTCTTGTTCATAGTGTTCAGCGGCTTGTACGCCGCGCGCTGGGTGATGTTTTTTCACGAGGCGCGGCGGATCTTCGGGCACTCCACGGTTTCGATGTTCTTCGGCACCATTCCGATGGGCCTGGCCACGATCATCAACGGTCTGCTGCTGTTCGGTCTGCCGCGTTGGGGCAATACCGTGGTGCCGTGGGCCGAGGTGCTGTGGTGGTTGGATGTGGCCATGGCCCTGGCCTGCGGCGTGCTGATCCCGTTCATGATGTTCACGCGCCAGGAGCACAGCATCGACCAGATGACCGCCGTGTGGCTGCTGCCCGTTGTCGCCGCCGAGGTCGCCGCCGCCAGTGGTGGGCTATTGGCGCCGCACCTGGCCGACGCCCATGGGCAACTGGTGATGCTGGTGACCAGCTATGTGTTATGGGCATTTTCCCTGCCGGTGGCGTTCAGCATTCTGACCATCCTGATGCTGCGCATGGCCTTGCACAAACTGCCCCACGCCAATATGGCCGCGTCAAGTTGGCTGGCCCTTGGCCCCATCGGCACCGGTGCTCTCGGCATGTTGCTGCTGGGAGGCGATGCACCGGCTATCTTCGCCGCCAACGGCCTGCCTGGCATCGGCGACATTGCCAACGGCCTGGGCCTGGTGGGCGGTGTCACGCTGTGGGGTTTCGGCTTGTGGTGGATGCTGATTGCGGTGTTGATCACACTGCGCTACCTGCGCGCAGGAATCCCCTTCAACCTGGGCTGGTGGGGCTTTACCTTTCCCCTGGGCGTGTACGCGTTGACCACGCTCAAACTGGCAAGCGTGTTGCACCTGGCGTTCTTCAACGTGGTGGGCAGCGTGTTGGTGGCGACGCTGGCGTTGATGTGGTTGATCGTGGCCAGACGCACCGTTGCCGGCGCCTATAGAGGTGAGCTTTTTGTTTCACCGTGCATTGCAGGATTAGGGAATAAGTAA
- a CDS encoding bile acid:sodium symporter family protein: MRALASLSRFVGNTFAYWVLIFAVVAFFEPTWFIGLKSAIVPLLGLVMFGMGLTLKLDDFAEVARHPWRVALGVVAHFVIMPGVAWLLCQAFHLPPEIAVGVILVGCCPSGTSSNVMTWLARGDLALSVAIAAVTTLLAPLLTPALIWLLASAWLPVSFMELFWSILQVVLLPIVLGVVAQRVLGERVRHAVEVLPLVSVISIVMIVAAVVAASQAKIAESGLLIMAVVMLHNSFGYLLGYFTGRLFKLPLAQRKSLALEVGMQNSGLGAALASAHFSPLAAVPSALFSVWHNISGALLSTYFRRMSEEQDRRAVEHTPPT, encoded by the coding sequence ATGCGCGCCCTCGCCAGCCTGAGCCGCTTCGTCGGCAATACCTTCGCCTACTGGGTGTTGATTTTCGCCGTTGTGGCGTTCTTCGAACCGACCTGGTTCATCGGCCTCAAAAGCGCCATCGTGCCGTTGCTGGGCCTGGTGATGTTCGGTATGGGGCTGACCCTGAAACTGGATGACTTCGCCGAAGTCGCGCGCCATCCATGGCGCGTGGCACTGGGCGTGGTGGCGCACTTCGTGATCATGCCCGGCGTGGCCTGGTTGTTGTGCCAGGCGTTTCATCTGCCGCCGGAAATTGCCGTCGGTGTGATCCTGGTGGGCTGCTGCCCAAGCGGCACCTCGTCCAACGTCATGACCTGGCTGGCCCGTGGCGATCTGGCGTTGTCAGTGGCCATCGCCGCTGTCACCACCCTCCTCGCCCCGCTGCTGACGCCGGCACTGATCTGGCTGCTTGCGTCGGCCTGGTTGCCGGTGTCGTTCATGGAGCTGTTCTGGTCGATCCTGCAAGTGGTGCTGCTGCCGATCGTCCTCGGCGTGGTGGCGCAACGCGTGCTCGGTGAGCGCGTGCGCCATGCGGTGGAGGTATTGCCGCTGGTATCGGTGATCAGCATCGTGATGATCGTCGCCGCGGTAGTTGCGGCGAGCCAGGCAAAGATTGCCGAGTCGGGCCTGTTGATCATGGCGGTGGTGATGCTGCATAACAGCTTCGGCTACTTGCTGGGCTACTTCACCGGTCGCCTGTTCAAGCTGCCTCTGGCGCAACGCAAATCCCTGGCGCTGGAGGTGGGCATGCAAAACTCTGGGCTGGGCGCCGCGCTGGCCAGCGCGCACTTCTCGCCGTTGGCGGCGGTGCCGAGCGCGCTATTCAGCGTCTGGCACAATATTTCGGGGGCGTTGCTGTCGACTTACTTCCGCCGCATGAGCGAAGAGCAAGACCGCCGCGCAGTGGAACACACCCCACCAACTTGA
- a CDS encoding MFS transporter gives MSHPSQFTLLRTRRFLPFFITQLLGAFNDNIFKQSLILAILYKLTIDGDRAIWVNLCALLFILPFFLFSALAGQFGEKFNKDALIRAIKIGEIVIMAVGATGFLFNHLELMLLALFAMGTHSALFGPVKYSIMPQALRDDELVGGNGLVEMGTFLAILAGTIGAGIMMSSTHYAPVVSVAIVGVAVLGYLASRSIPRAAASTPQLRLNWNIFSQSWATLRMGLGQTPAVSRSIVGNSWFWFVGAIYLTQIPAYAKEWLYGDETVVTLILTMFSVGIALGSMLCEKLSGRKVEIGLVPFGSFGLTVFGLLLWWHSGGFAQNVQANDWLAVLSYGQAWWVLGDILGLGVFGGFYIVPLYALIQSRTAEHERARVIAANNILNALFMVVSAMVSILLLSVAKLSIPQLFLVVSLLNIAVNAYIFRIVPEFTMRFMIWLLSHSMYRVEHRNLQAIPDEGAALLVCNHVSFVDALLIGGAVRRPIRFVMYYKIYRLPVLNFIFRTAGAIPIAGRNEDIQIYEQAFKRIAQYLKDGELVCIFPEGKLTADGEMNEFRGGVTRILEETAVPVIPMALQGLWGSFFSRDPNKGFLRRIWSRVVLVAGAPVAVEAATPAQLQEAVAGLRGTVR, from the coding sequence ATGAGCCATCCTTCTCAATTCACCTTGCTGCGCACGCGGCGCTTTCTGCCGTTTTTCATCACCCAGTTGCTGGGTGCCTTCAACGACAACATCTTCAAGCAATCGCTGATCCTGGCGATTCTCTACAAACTCACCATCGACGGTGATCGCGCCATTTGGGTCAACCTGTGCGCGCTGCTGTTCATTCTGCCGTTCTTTCTGTTTTCGGCGCTGGCCGGGCAGTTCGGCGAGAAATTCAACAAGGACGCCCTGATACGCGCGATCAAGATCGGCGAAATCGTAATCATGGCCGTGGGCGCCACCGGGTTTCTGTTCAATCATTTGGAATTGATGCTGCTGGCGCTGTTCGCCATGGGCACGCACTCGGCGCTGTTCGGCCCGGTCAAATATTCGATCATGCCCCAGGCGTTGCGCGACGACGAATTGGTCGGCGGTAACGGCCTGGTGGAAATGGGCACGTTCCTGGCGATCCTGGCCGGCACTATCGGCGCCGGGATCATGATGTCGTCCACTCATTACGCACCGGTGGTGTCGGTGGCGATCGTCGGCGTGGCGGTCCTGGGTTACCTGGCCAGCCGCAGCATTCCGCGTGCGGCGGCCTCCACGCCGCAACTGCGTTTGAACTGGAATATCTTCAGTCAATCCTGGGCCACCCTGCGCATGGGCCTGGGGCAGACGCCGGCAGTGTCGCGCTCGATTGTCGGCAACTCGTGGTTCTGGTTTGTCGGCGCGATCTACCTGACGCAGATCCCGGCCTACGCCAAGGAGTGGCTGTACGGCGATGAAACCGTGGTCACTCTGATTCTCACGATGTTCTCGGTGGGCATCGCGCTGGGTTCGATGCTGTGCGAAAAGCTGTCCGGGCGTAAGGTTGAAATCGGCCTGGTGCCGTTCGGTTCATTCGGCCTGACGGTATTCGGCCTGCTGCTGTGGTGGCACTCGGGTGGCTTCGCGCAGAACGTCCAGGCCAACGATTGGCTGGCGGTGCTCAGCTACGGCCAAGCGTGGTGGGTACTGGGCGATATCCTCGGCCTGGGTGTGTTCGGCGGTTTCTATATCGTGCCGTTGTACGCGTTGATCCAGTCACGCACGGCTGAACACGAGCGCGCGCGGGTAATCGCCGCCAACAACATCCTCAACGCGTTGTTCATGGTGGTGTCGGCGATGGTGTCGATCCTGCTGCTGAGCGTGGCCAAGCTGTCGATTCCGCAGCTGTTCCTGGTGGTGTCGCTGCTCAATATCGCGGTCAACGCCTACATCTTCCGGATCGTCCCGGAGTTCACCATGCGCTTCATGATCTGGCTGCTCAGCCATTCCATGTACCGCGTGGAGCACCGCAACCTGCAGGCCATCCCCGATGAAGGCGCCGCGTTGCTGGTGTGCAATCACGTGTCGTTTGTCGATGCGCTGCTGATTGGCGGCGCGGTGCGTCGGCCGATTCGCTTTGTCATGTACTACAAGATCTACCGTTTGCCGGTGCTCAACTTTATCTTTCGCACCGCCGGGGCGATTCCAATTGCCGGGCGCAACGAAGATATCCAGATTTATGAGCAAGCCTTCAAGCGCATAGCTCAATACCTTAAGGACGGGGAGCTGGTCTGTATCTTCCCGGAGGGCAAGCTGACGGCCGATGGTGAGATGAATGAGTTTCGGGGGGGCGTGACGCGTATCCTGGAAGAGACGGCGGTGCCGGTGATCCCCATGGCGTTGCAGGGGCTGTGGGGCAGTTTCTTCAGCCGGGACCCGAACAAAGGCTTCCTGCGCCGGATCTGGTCGCGAGTGGTGCTGGTGGCCGGCGCGCCGGTTGCTGTAGAGGCGGCTACGCCTGCCCAGTTGCAGGAAGCGGTGGCAGGGTTGCGTGGGACGGTTCGCTAG
- the sugE gene encoding quaternary ammonium compound efflux SMR transporter SugE produces the protein MSWIILFFAGLFEVGWAVGLKYTDGFSKPLPTVLTLAAMAVSLGLLGLAVKELPLGTAYAVWTGVGAVGTVIAGIILFGESMALFRLASVTLIICGLIGLKLST, from the coding sequence ATGTCCTGGATCATTCTGTTTTTTGCCGGGTTGTTCGAAGTCGGCTGGGCCGTCGGCTTGAAGTACACCGACGGTTTCAGTAAGCCGCTGCCCACCGTCCTGACGCTTGCCGCCATGGCCGTCAGCCTCGGCCTGCTGGGCCTGGCCGTCAAAGAGCTGCCACTGGGCACTGCCTATGCCGTATGGACGGGCGTGGGCGCCGTCGGAACAGTCATTGCCGGGATAATCCTGTTCGGCGAATCCATGGCGTTGTTCAGGCTGGCCAGTGTCACGCTGATCATATGCGGGCTCATTGGCCTCAAGCTCAGCACCTAG
- a CDS encoding TetR/AcrR family transcriptional regulator, with the protein MVIKEGLRPGGRSARVQASVHSAVHELLEVHARSSVTVPMIAARAGVTPSTIYRRWGDLGALLADVALARMRPDSEPADTGSLRGDLRAWAEQYLDEMNSEPGRMMMRDVQCSQTPGYCVSILSAQLQAIVDRYPADTAPSVDRLINLLAAPTVFRILFSNTPLTVAELHALIELALKA; encoded by the coding sequence ATGGTGATTAAAGAAGGCCTACGCCCGGGAGGCCGCAGTGCCCGGGTACAAGCGTCGGTACATAGCGCGGTGCATGAACTGCTGGAAGTGCATGCGCGTTCCAGCGTGACAGTGCCGATGATTGCTGCGCGCGCCGGGGTAACCCCGTCGACCATCTACCGACGCTGGGGAGACCTCGGCGCCCTGCTCGCCGACGTGGCCCTGGCGCGCATGCGACCGGACAGCGAGCCGGCCGATACCGGCAGCCTGCGCGGTGACCTGCGGGCCTGGGCCGAGCAATATCTGGATGAAATGAATTCGGAGCCGGGGCGCATGATGATGCGCGATGTGCAGTGCAGCCAGACGCCAGGCTATTGCGTGAGCATTCTGAGCGCGCAGCTGCAGGCGATTGTTGACCGCTACCCTGCCGACACGGCGCCAAGCGTGGACCGCTTGATCAACCTTCTGGCCGCGCCCACGGTGTTTCGCATTCTGTTTTCGAACACGCCTTTGACAGTTGCAGAGCTGCATGCGTTGATCGAGCTAGCACTGAAGGCGTGA
- a CDS encoding glutathione S-transferase family protein, translating into MLKIWGRKNSSNVRKALWCAEELGLEYEAIDAGGAFGVVDTPQYRTLNPNGRVPMIEDGDFVLWESNTIVRYLCAKHGASWYPTDLQARANAEKWMDWTTSTLAEPFKAVFWGIVRTPAEQRNWDAINAGRNACIDALGMVDKALAEQPYLSGNAIGMGDIPLGSFIYAWFEMPIERPAMPHLEAWYQRLQQRPAYRKAVMTALT; encoded by the coding sequence ATGCTGAAAATCTGGGGTCGTAAAAATTCATCGAATGTCAGGAAGGCACTGTGGTGCGCCGAGGAGCTCGGCCTGGAGTATGAAGCCATTGATGCAGGCGGGGCTTTCGGCGTGGTCGACACGCCGCAGTATCGGACGCTGAACCCCAACGGCCGAGTGCCGATGATCGAAGACGGTGACTTCGTGCTGTGGGAGTCCAACACCATCGTGCGCTACCTGTGCGCCAAGCACGGGGCGAGCTGGTATCCGACCGATCTTCAGGCCCGCGCCAACGCGGAAAAGTGGATGGACTGGACCACCTCAACCCTCGCCGAGCCATTCAAAGCAGTGTTCTGGGGCATCGTGCGCACGCCGGCGGAGCAACGGAACTGGGACGCCATCAATGCCGGGCGCAACGCCTGCATCGACGCGCTCGGTATGGTGGACAAGGCCCTGGCCGAACAACCCTACCTGTCCGGCAACGCCATCGGCATGGGCGACATTCCCTTGGGCAGCTTTATCTACGCGTGGTTTGAAATGCCCATCGAACGGCCTGCCATGCCCCATCTGGAGGCGTGGTACCAGCGTTTGCAGCAACGCCCGGCCTACCGAAAAGCGGTTATGACCGCGTTGACTTAA
- a CDS encoding MFS transporter: MSSLTSHRPSLVFLAITLLTFLAASSAPTPLYHLYQQQLDFSPGMLTLIFGVYALSLLAALLTVGSLSDYLGRKPIIFAALILEMLAMLLFINESSVAWLIAARTLQGFATGMATAVLGAALLDTDREQGPLINSLAPLLGMACGAMGCSLLVEYAPSPTRLIYWVLFGGLLLQALAVWRLPETVSRIPGALASLWPTLHVPGQARRALWIALPVNIAVWAMGGFYLSLAPSLVRAATGSTSNLIGGALVAVLTVSGALMIYGLRHRAAHKVLRLGAMLLAMGVALILGAVHTASLALFFIATLIAGSGFGAGFLGAVRSVVPLALPHERAGLMSAFYVLSYLAFCIPALLAGTLTRTFGLIATTDGYGALLIVLALSALLALLLQGRAMTRAMSSPTKCVR; encoded by the coding sequence ATGTCCAGCCTTACTTCCCATCGTCCCAGCCTGGTGTTTCTGGCGATCACCTTGCTGACGTTTCTTGCCGCGTCCAGCGCGCCGACGCCGTTGTACCACCTGTATCAGCAACAATTGGATTTCTCCCCGGGCATGCTCACGCTGATCTTCGGCGTGTACGCCCTGAGCTTGTTGGCGGCGCTGCTGACGGTGGGCTCACTGTCGGACTACCTGGGGCGCAAGCCGATTATTTTCGCTGCGCTGATTCTGGAAATGCTGGCGATGCTGCTGTTTATCAATGAAAGCAGCGTGGCCTGGCTGATCGCTGCGCGCACGTTGCAAGGCTTTGCCACCGGCATGGCCACCGCCGTGCTCGGTGCGGCGCTTCTGGATACCGATCGCGAGCAAGGCCCGCTGATCAACAGCCTTGCGCCTTTGCTGGGTATGGCCTGTGGTGCGATGGGCTGCAGCCTGCTGGTGGAGTACGCGCCGTCCCCGACCCGGTTGATTTACTGGGTGCTGTTCGGCGGCCTGCTGTTGCAGGCCTTGGCGGTATGGCGCCTGCCGGAAACGGTCAGCCGTATTCCAGGAGCACTGGCGTCGTTGTGGCCGACCTTGCATGTGCCTGGCCAGGCCCGCCGCGCGCTGTGGATCGCGTTGCCGGTGAATATCGCGGTATGGGCCATGGGCGGTTTTTATTTGTCCCTGGCGCCGTCATTAGTGCGCGCGGCGACCGGCTCGACATCGAACCTGATCGGGGGAGCGCTGGTGGCGGTGCTGACCGTCAGCGGAGCGTTGATGATTTATGGTCTGCGCCATCGCGCCGCGCATAAGGTTCTGCGCCTGGGCGCAATGCTGTTGGCCATGGGCGTGGCGCTGATCCTCGGGGCCGTGCACACCGCCAGCCTGGCGCTGTTCTTCATCGCCACCCTGATCGCCGGCAGCGGGTTCGGCGCCGGGTTCCTGGGCGCTGTGCGCAGCGTGGTGCCACTGGCGTTGCCCCATGAACGGGCCGGCCTGATGTCGGCATTTTACGTGCTCAGTTATTTGGCTTTCTGCATACCCGCGCTGTTGGCCGGCACACTGACGCGCACGTTCGGTCTGATTGCCACCACGGATGGGTATGGCGCCTTATTGATCGTGCTGGCCCTGAGCGCCTTGCTGGCGCTGCTGCTGCAAGGTCGCGCAATGACCAGAGCGATGTCCAGCCCCACCAAGTGCGTGCGATGA
- a CDS encoding transglutaminase-like domain-containing protein, with amino-acid sequence MNAYLSPSRFIDSDHPAVVEFAVKHRGTSADLNDQAVSLYYAVREQIRYNPYTFSRDPRTLSASFALASRESYCVPKATLLAACARHCGIPARIGLADVRNHLSTPRLIALLKSDVFAMHGYTELYLHGRWVKATPAFNAQLCELFDVPPLPFDGINDSVFQAYNRQGQRSMEYLVDHGQFVDVPEEFFFAHLQKCYPHLFDDAPPPLLGDLRTDLSRL; translated from the coding sequence ATGAATGCGTACTTGAGTCCCAGCCGCTTCATCGATAGTGACCACCCTGCCGTGGTGGAGTTCGCGGTAAAACATCGCGGAACCAGCGCGGATTTAAATGACCAGGCGGTCAGCCTTTACTACGCGGTGCGTGAGCAGATTCGCTACAACCCTTATACCTTCAGCCGCGATCCGCGCACCCTCAGTGCCAGCTTCGCCCTGGCCAGCCGTGAGAGTTACTGCGTGCCCAAGGCCACTTTGCTCGCCGCCTGCGCCCGGCATTGCGGCATCCCCGCACGCATCGGCCTGGCGGACGTGCGCAATCACCTGTCGACCCCACGTCTGATCGCGTTGCTCAAGAGTGACGTGTTCGCCATGCACGGGTACACCGAGTTGTACCTGCACGGTCGCTGGGTCAAGGCGACGCCGGCGTTCAACGCCCAGTTGTGCGAACTGTTCGATGTGCCGCCGCTGCCGTTCGACGGCATCAATGACAGCGTTTTCCAGGCCTACAATCGCCAGGGCCAGCGGTCGATGGAGTATCTGGTCGACCATGGGCAGTTTGTGGATGTGCCCGAGGAATTTTTCTTCGCCCACCTGCAGAAATGTTACCCGCACCTGTTTGACGATGCGCCGCCTCCCTTGCTGGGCGACCTGCGGACGGATTTAAGCCGCCTGTGA
- a CDS encoding ABC transporter ATP-binding protein — MSSALSIRQLTKTYGNGFQALSGIDLDVAEGDFFALLGPNGAGKSTTIGILSTLVNKTSGTVNIFGHDLDKSPAALKRSIGVVPQEFNFNQFEKTFDIVVTQAGYYGIPAKIAKERAEQYLTQLGLWDKRDVPSRSLSGGMKRRLMIARALVHEPRLLILDEPTAGVDIELRRSMWTFLTELNEKGITIILTTHYLEEAEQLCRNIGIIDHGTIVENTSMRNLLGQLHVETFLLDLKNTLTTAPQLLGYPSRLVDSRTLEVQVDKAMGITALFGQLATQNIEVLSLRNKTNRLEELFVSLVEKNLAKVAV; from the coding sequence ATGAGTTCCGCTCTGTCCATCCGGCAGCTAACCAAAACCTACGGCAACGGTTTCCAGGCCCTGAGTGGTATCGATCTGGACGTTGCCGAAGGTGATTTCTTCGCCTTGCTCGGCCCCAACGGTGCCGGCAAATCCACCACCATCGGTATCCTGTCCACCCTGGTTAACAAGACCAGCGGCACGGTAAATATCTTCGGCCATGACCTGGACAAATCCCCGGCGGCGCTCAAGCGTTCCATCGGCGTGGTGCCCCAGGAATTCAACTTCAACCAGTTCGAAAAGACCTTCGATATTGTCGTGACCCAGGCGGGCTACTACGGTATTCCAGCGAAAATCGCCAAGGAACGCGCCGAGCAGTACCTCACGCAATTGGGCCTGTGGGACAAGCGCGACGTGCCTTCGCGCTCGTTGTCAGGCGGCATGAAGCGGCGCCTGATGATCGCCCGCGCACTGGTGCACGAGCCGCGCCTGCTCATTCTCGACGAGCCTACCGCCGGCGTGGACATCGAGCTGCGACGTTCGATGTGGACCTTTCTCACCGAGCTGAACGAGAAGGGCATCACCATCATTCTCACCACGCATTACCTGGAAGAGGCCGAGCAGTTGTGCCGCAACATCGGCATCATCGACCACGGCACCATTGTTGAGAACACCAGCATGCGCAACCTGCTTGGCCAGTTGCATGTGGAAACGTTTCTGCTGGACCTGAAGAACACACTGACGACCGCGCCGCAGTTGCTAGGCTACCCCAGCCGCCTGGTAGACAGCCGCACCCTGGAAGTCCAGGTGGATAAAGCCATGGGTATCACCGCGCTGTTCGGCCAGTTGGCCACCCAGAACATCGAGGTGCTGAGCCTGCGTAATAAAACCAATCGCCTTGAGGAGTTGTTCGTGTCCCTGGTGGAGAAAAATCTGGCGAAGGTGGCGGTATGA